From the genome of Nasonia vitripennis strain AsymCx chromosome 1, Nvit_psr_1.1, whole genome shotgun sequence, one region includes:
- the LOC100121664 gene encoding membrane-associated guanylate kinase, WW and PDZ domain-containing protein 1 isoform X2 — MSRGFDSMASNTDNSASMDDPNDADSMSKEILGTLDGSDQPSPNLHHHQQQHRVPPTYVYSTEQSGRSNGHYYHHEDDEDSGGGQMDHHHLGHRPGGHHHRQQATEDQLGPLPVNWEKAYTDSGEVYFIDHNTGTSHWLDPRLSKFQKRSLEECLDDELPYGWEKIDDNIYGTYFIDHVNRRTQYENPVLQAKRAQQSLNAMSERNKNPHFTRNPDELTGQRIYTTLVKSSRGLGFTIVGGDDSVQEFLQIKSVVPNGPAWFDGKLRTGDVLVYVNDTCVLGFTHNEMVNVFKSIASGETVSLDVCRGYPLPFDPNDPNTEVVTTNAINAPDILTEEPSLYMDLERSGLRGGERFDFLDSASFLPVHASQQNGENLTTTASVNSMPDLCISEKLGESINAIKRPSSTDILLSDSLDHPTHSHDDTHSPVPSKPPEFLTIPIVKGITGFGFTIADSAHGQKVKKILDRERCKNLMESDILVNINEVNVRNMCHAEVVQVLKDCQRDQEALIYVQRSASKSQSALQDKDCLVKEPKEKGPLDFFRSKTPTADIYSTQTKTIVPQRPKTPLIDTRNKSRASPLPPQKQQQQMSVVDHQNELQNALDNRYKYPNQDYAHGIYGYTEMPYKPNISHINDNFATMNLSARKRYYVPISSLRNFINVRTCQFINYSDGLEVEESLRDAMKREEWLAANNDKLNYSSEVYSIDIAQQRHPKQNGVVMHHHGMAEYYKDIYAVQSPAHSQFEGDQGDYSSYAAMIGQEQNVDTGEIWDKQKETTSFEHEQPHSSSIMPRYGIYGGDAGNELICPSIPDIEWIETLVSLVRQDNGFGFRIVGGTEEGSQVSVGHIVPGGAADVDNRLNTGDLIMSVDGESVLNSSHHRVVQLMIAAAENGRVTLGIRRRINAHNHHHHQNHHHSMRENLQSSSSSSYGCRPIGHVQYPYEVTVTRMENEGFGFVIISSVNKAGSTIGRIIEGSPAERCGRLNVGDHIQAVNHVDITNACHKDIVNLIKDSGYSVTLTIGYPLDDCYSNASLSQKDEIMTGDGDGEQYHAVELTRGTRGFGFSIRGGREFQNMPLFVLQIAENGPAFIDNRLRVGDQIIEINGKNTQNMTHTEAIEIIRNGGPTVRLLVQRGCQMPSVNYIRLGETSDRVDGASRTPGIPTNEKRSKKSNRLSLSLDCCCSSRSGRT, encoded by the exons ATGAGTCGAGGGTTCGATAGTATGGCCTCCAACACCGACAATTCAGCATCGATGGACGACCCTAACGATG CAGACAGCATGAGCAAAGAGATCCTGGGCACGCTGGACGGCTCCGACCAGCCGAGCCCGAACCTTCACCACCACCAGCAACAGCACCGGGTGCCGCCAACGTACGTCTACAGCACGGAGCAGAGCGGCCGCAGCAATGGCCACTACTACCACcacgaggacgacgaggacTCGGGCGGTGGTCAGATGGATCACCACCACCTCGGCCACCGGCCCGGCGGTCACCATCATCGACAGCAGGCCACAGAGGACCAGCTCGGCCCGCTGCCCGTCAACTGGGAGAAAGCCTACACCGATTCCGGAGAGGTTTACTTCATCGA CCACAACACGGGCACGTCCCACTGGCTGGACCCTCGGCTCTCCAAGTTCCAGAAGCGCTCGCTCGAGGAGTGCCTCGACGACGAGCTGCCATACGGTTGGGAGAAGATCGACGACAACATCTACGGCACCTACTTCATCGACCACGTGAACAGGCGCACCCAGTACGAGAACCCGGTGCTCCAGGCGAAACGAGCCCAGCAAAGCCTC AACGCGATGAGTGAGCGGAACAAAAATCCGCACTTCACGAGGAATCCGGACGAACTCACGGGCCAGCGGATATACACGACCCTGGTGAAGAGCTCGCGAGGCTTGGGATTCACGATAGTAGGCGGCGACGACAGCGTCCAGGAGTTTCTGCAGATCAAGAGCGTCGTGCCCAATGGACCTGCTTGGTTCGACGGAAAGCTCCGCACGG GTGACGTGCTGGTCTACGTAAACGACACGTGTGTACTGGGTTTTACGCACAACGAAATGGTCAACGTTTTTAAATCGATTGCCAGCGGCGAGACCGTCTCGCTAGATGTCTGCCGAGGCTATCCGTTGCCCTTCGATCCGAACGATCCCAATACGGAAGTCGTTACTACTAATGCCATCAATGCACCAG ACATTCTAACGGAAGAACCGAGTTTGTATATGGACCTTGAGCGCTCGGGCTTGCGCGGCGGCGAACGCTTTGACTTCCTCGACTCGGCTTCGTTTCTGCCGGTGCACGCATCCCAACAGAACGGCGAGAACCTTACGACCACCGCCTCCGTGAATTCAATGCCAGATCTCTGTATCTCGGAAAAGCTTGGAGAATCTATTAACGCTATCAAGAGGCCGAGCAGCACCGACATATTGCTCTCCGACAGCCTCGACCATCCCACACA TTCTCACGACGACACACACTCACCGGTACCGTCAAAGCCTCCGGAGTTCCTGACCATTCCGATAGTAAAAGGTATTACAGGGTTTGGCTTCACGATAGCGGACTCGGCGCACGGCCAGAAAGTCAAGAAAATCCTTGATCGAGAGCGCTGTAAGAACCTCATGGAATCCGACATTCTTGTGAACATCAACGAAGTCAACGTCCGCAACATGTGTCATGCCGAAGTAGTCCAGGTATTAAAAGACTGTCAACGCGATCAGGAAGCCTTGATCTACGTGCAGCGCTCGGCCAGCAAGTCGCAATCGGCGCTTCAGGACAAGGACTGTCTGGTGAAGGAGCCAAAGGAGAAAGGCCCGCTCGACTTCTTCCGCAGCAAGACGCCCACCGCCGATATATACAGCACACAGACCAAGACCATTGTACCACAACGACCGAAAACGCCCCTCATCGACACCCGCAACAAGTCCAGGGCCTCGCCGTTGCCACCTCAGAAGCAACAACAGCAGATGTCTGTTGTGGATCATCAAAATGAGCTGCAAAACGCATTAGACAATAGGTACAAGTATCCCAATCAAGACTACGCGCATGGAATATATGGCTACACGGAGATGCCCTACAAGCCCAACATTTCACACATCAACGACAATTTTGCCACGATGAATCTCTCTG CTCGAAAACGTTATTATGTACCAATTTCTTCTCTGCGTAATTTTATTAACGTCAGGACATGTCagtttattaattattcag ACGGCCTGGAGGTAGAGGAATCTCTGCGAGATGCGATGAAGCGCGAGGAGTGGCTCGCAGCCAACAACGACAAGCTCAACTACAGTAGCGAGGTCTACTCGATCGACATAGCTCAGCAGCGTCACCCAAAACAAAACGGCGTCGTGATGCATCACCATGGCATGGCCGAGTACTATAAGGACATCTATGCGGTACAGTCACCGGCGCATTCACAGTTCGAGGGTGACCAGGGTGACTACAGTTCGTATGCGGCAATGATCGGCCAGGAGCAGAATGTCGATACCGGAGAAATCTGGGACAAGCAGAAGGAGACGACAAGCTTTGAGCACGAACAGCCTCACTCCAGTTCCATCATGCCGAG ATATGGGATTTACGGAGGTGACGCTGGAAACGAACTGATCTGCCCATCGATCCCCGACATCGAGTGGATCGAGACTCTTGTAAGTCTTGTTAGGCAAGACAACGGCTTCGGCTTTCGAATAGTCGGTGGTACGGAGGAAGGATCTCAG GTGTCTGTAGGGCACATAGTGCCAGGCGGTGCGGCGGATGTGGACAACCGTCTGAATACGGGTGATCTTATCATGTCCGTGGACGGTGAGAGTGTGTTGAATTCGTCGCACCATCGTGTGGTTCAACTAATGATCGCTGCTGCTGAAAACGGCAGAGTTACCCTCGGCATTCGCCGTCGTATTAATGCCcataatcatcatcatcatcaaaaTCATCATCACAGCATGCGTGAGAACTTGCAGTCGTCCTCTTCGTCGTCCTATGGATGCCGACCCATTGGACACGTACAATATCCTTACGAG GTAACCGTTACGCGAATGGAGAACGAAGGTTTCGGTTTCGTTATTATCTCGTCGGTGAACAAAGCTGGTTCCACAATCGGCAGGATAATCGAAGGCTCGCCAGCCGAGAGATGCGGTAGACTGAATGTTGGCGACCACATACAAGCAGTAAACCACGTGGACATCACAAACGCTTGTCACAAGGACATCGTCAATCTCATCAAGGACTCAGGCTACTCTGTCACACTCACCATAGGCTACCCCTTGGATGACTGCTACAGTAATGCTTCGTTGTCTCAGAAG GATGAGATTATGACGGGTGACGGAGATGGCGAACAGTATCACGCCGTTGAGCTGACCAGAGGCACGCGAGGTTTTGGATTCAGTATCCGTGGTGGTCGAGAATTCCAGAATATGCCGCTCTTTGTACTACAGATCGCGGAAAATGGTCCGGCTTTCATTGACAACAGACTAAGA GTGGGTGATCAAATCATAGAAATCAACGGTAAAAATACCCAAAACATGACTCATACAGAAGCTATCGAAATCATCCGAAATGGGGGACCGACGGTTCGGCTGCTGGTGCAACGAGGCTGCCAGATGCCGTCAGTG AATTATATCAGGCTCGGCGAAACGAGCGATCGTGTGGACGGCGCTAGTCGCACGCCCGGAATACCGACGAACGAGAAGCGATCGAAAAAAAGCAATCGACTATCCCTGTCGCtagactgctgctgctcatcGAGAAGTGGCCGGACGTGA
- the LOC100121664 gene encoding membrane-associated guanylate kinase, WW and PDZ domain-containing protein 1 isoform X4, which yields MSRGFDSMASNTDNSASMDDPNDADSMSKEILGTLDGSDQPSPNLHHHQQQHRVPPTYVYSTEQSGRSNGHYYHHEDDEDSGGGQMDHHHLGHRPGGHHHRQQATEDQLGPLPVNWEKAYTDSGEVYFIDHNTGTSHWLDPRLSKFQKRSLEECLDDELPYGWEKIDDNIYGTYFIDHVNRRTQYENPVLQAKRAQQSLNAMSERNKNPHFTRNPDELTGQRIYTTLVKSSRGLGFTIVGGDDSVQEFLQIKSVVPNGPAWFDGKLRTGDVLVYVNDTCVLGFTHNEMVNVFKSIASGETVSLDVCRGYPLPFDPNDPNTEVVTTNAINAPDILTEEPSLYMDLERSGLRGGERFDFLDSASFLPVHASQQNGENLTTTASVNSMPDLCISEKLGESINAIKRPSSTDILLSDSLDHPTHSHDDTHSPVPSKPPEFLTIPIVKGITGFGFTIADSAHGQKVKKILDRERCKNLMESDILVNINEVNVRNMCHAEVVQVLKDCQRDQEALIYVQRSASKSQSALQDKDCLVKEPKEKGPLDFFRSKTPTADIYSTQTKTIVPQRPKTPLIDTRNKSRASPLPPQKQQQQMSVVDHQNELQNALDNRYKYPNQDYAHGIYGYTEMPYKPNISHINDNFATMNLSDGLEVEESLRDAMKREEWLAANNDKLNYSSEVYSIDIAQQRHPKQNGVVMHHHGMAEYYKDIYAVQSPAHSQFEGDQGDYSSYAAMIGQEQNVDTGEIWDKQKETTSFEHEQPHSSSIMPRYGIYGGDAGNELICPSIPDIEWIETLVSLVRQDNGFGFRIVGGTEEGSQQVSVGHIVPGGAADVDNRLNTGDLIMSVDGESVLNSSHHRVVQLMIAAAENGRVTLGIRRRINAHNHHHHQNHHHSMRENLQSSSSSSYGCRPIGHVQYPYEVTVTRMENEGFGFVIISSVNKAGSTIGRIIEGSPAERCGRLNVGDHIQAVNHVDITNACHKDIVNLIKDSGYSVTLTIGYPLDDCYSNASLSQKDEIMTGDGDGEQYHAVELTRGTRGFGFSIRGGREFQNMPLFVLQIAENGPAFIDNRLRVGDQIIEINGKNTQNMTHTEAIEIIRNGGPTVRLLVQRGCQMPSVNYIRLGETSDRVDGASRTPGIPTNEKRSKKSNRLSLSLDCCCSSRSGRT from the exons ATGAGTCGAGGGTTCGATAGTATGGCCTCCAACACCGACAATTCAGCATCGATGGACGACCCTAACGATG CAGACAGCATGAGCAAAGAGATCCTGGGCACGCTGGACGGCTCCGACCAGCCGAGCCCGAACCTTCACCACCACCAGCAACAGCACCGGGTGCCGCCAACGTACGTCTACAGCACGGAGCAGAGCGGCCGCAGCAATGGCCACTACTACCACcacgaggacgacgaggacTCGGGCGGTGGTCAGATGGATCACCACCACCTCGGCCACCGGCCCGGCGGTCACCATCATCGACAGCAGGCCACAGAGGACCAGCTCGGCCCGCTGCCCGTCAACTGGGAGAAAGCCTACACCGATTCCGGAGAGGTTTACTTCATCGA CCACAACACGGGCACGTCCCACTGGCTGGACCCTCGGCTCTCCAAGTTCCAGAAGCGCTCGCTCGAGGAGTGCCTCGACGACGAGCTGCCATACGGTTGGGAGAAGATCGACGACAACATCTACGGCACCTACTTCATCGACCACGTGAACAGGCGCACCCAGTACGAGAACCCGGTGCTCCAGGCGAAACGAGCCCAGCAAAGCCTC AACGCGATGAGTGAGCGGAACAAAAATCCGCACTTCACGAGGAATCCGGACGAACTCACGGGCCAGCGGATATACACGACCCTGGTGAAGAGCTCGCGAGGCTTGGGATTCACGATAGTAGGCGGCGACGACAGCGTCCAGGAGTTTCTGCAGATCAAGAGCGTCGTGCCCAATGGACCTGCTTGGTTCGACGGAAAGCTCCGCACGG GTGACGTGCTGGTCTACGTAAACGACACGTGTGTACTGGGTTTTACGCACAACGAAATGGTCAACGTTTTTAAATCGATTGCCAGCGGCGAGACCGTCTCGCTAGATGTCTGCCGAGGCTATCCGTTGCCCTTCGATCCGAACGATCCCAATACGGAAGTCGTTACTACTAATGCCATCAATGCACCAG ACATTCTAACGGAAGAACCGAGTTTGTATATGGACCTTGAGCGCTCGGGCTTGCGCGGCGGCGAACGCTTTGACTTCCTCGACTCGGCTTCGTTTCTGCCGGTGCACGCATCCCAACAGAACGGCGAGAACCTTACGACCACCGCCTCCGTGAATTCAATGCCAGATCTCTGTATCTCGGAAAAGCTTGGAGAATCTATTAACGCTATCAAGAGGCCGAGCAGCACCGACATATTGCTCTCCGACAGCCTCGACCATCCCACACA TTCTCACGACGACACACACTCACCGGTACCGTCAAAGCCTCCGGAGTTCCTGACCATTCCGATAGTAAAAGGTATTACAGGGTTTGGCTTCACGATAGCGGACTCGGCGCACGGCCAGAAAGTCAAGAAAATCCTTGATCGAGAGCGCTGTAAGAACCTCATGGAATCCGACATTCTTGTGAACATCAACGAAGTCAACGTCCGCAACATGTGTCATGCCGAAGTAGTCCAGGTATTAAAAGACTGTCAACGCGATCAGGAAGCCTTGATCTACGTGCAGCGCTCGGCCAGCAAGTCGCAATCGGCGCTTCAGGACAAGGACTGTCTGGTGAAGGAGCCAAAGGAGAAAGGCCCGCTCGACTTCTTCCGCAGCAAGACGCCCACCGCCGATATATACAGCACACAGACCAAGACCATTGTACCACAACGACCGAAAACGCCCCTCATCGACACCCGCAACAAGTCCAGGGCCTCGCCGTTGCCACCTCAGAAGCAACAACAGCAGATGTCTGTTGTGGATCATCAAAATGAGCTGCAAAACGCATTAGACAATAGGTACAAGTATCCCAATCAAGACTACGCGCATGGAATATATGGCTACACGGAGATGCCCTACAAGCCCAACATTTCACACATCAACGACAATTTTGCCACGATGAATCTCTCTG ACGGCCTGGAGGTAGAGGAATCTCTGCGAGATGCGATGAAGCGCGAGGAGTGGCTCGCAGCCAACAACGACAAGCTCAACTACAGTAGCGAGGTCTACTCGATCGACATAGCTCAGCAGCGTCACCCAAAACAAAACGGCGTCGTGATGCATCACCATGGCATGGCCGAGTACTATAAGGACATCTATGCGGTACAGTCACCGGCGCATTCACAGTTCGAGGGTGACCAGGGTGACTACAGTTCGTATGCGGCAATGATCGGCCAGGAGCAGAATGTCGATACCGGAGAAATCTGGGACAAGCAGAAGGAGACGACAAGCTTTGAGCACGAACAGCCTCACTCCAGTTCCATCATGCCGAG ATATGGGATTTACGGAGGTGACGCTGGAAACGAACTGATCTGCCCATCGATCCCCGACATCGAGTGGATCGAGACTCTTGTAAGTCTTGTTAGGCAAGACAACGGCTTCGGCTTTCGAATAGTCGGTGGTACGGAGGAAGGATCTCAG CAGGTGTCTGTAGGGCACATAGTGCCAGGCGGTGCGGCGGATGTGGACAACCGTCTGAATACGGGTGATCTTATCATGTCCGTGGACGGTGAGAGTGTGTTGAATTCGTCGCACCATCGTGTGGTTCAACTAATGATCGCTGCTGCTGAAAACGGCAGAGTTACCCTCGGCATTCGCCGTCGTATTAATGCCcataatcatcatcatcatcaaaaTCATCATCACAGCATGCGTGAGAACTTGCAGTCGTCCTCTTCGTCGTCCTATGGATGCCGACCCATTGGACACGTACAATATCCTTACGAG GTAACCGTTACGCGAATGGAGAACGAAGGTTTCGGTTTCGTTATTATCTCGTCGGTGAACAAAGCTGGTTCCACAATCGGCAGGATAATCGAAGGCTCGCCAGCCGAGAGATGCGGTAGACTGAATGTTGGCGACCACATACAAGCAGTAAACCACGTGGACATCACAAACGCTTGTCACAAGGACATCGTCAATCTCATCAAGGACTCAGGCTACTCTGTCACACTCACCATAGGCTACCCCTTGGATGACTGCTACAGTAATGCTTCGTTGTCTCAGAAG GATGAGATTATGACGGGTGACGGAGATGGCGAACAGTATCACGCCGTTGAGCTGACCAGAGGCACGCGAGGTTTTGGATTCAGTATCCGTGGTGGTCGAGAATTCCAGAATATGCCGCTCTTTGTACTACAGATCGCGGAAAATGGTCCGGCTTTCATTGACAACAGACTAAGA GTGGGTGATCAAATCATAGAAATCAACGGTAAAAATACCCAAAACATGACTCATACAGAAGCTATCGAAATCATCCGAAATGGGGGACCGACGGTTCGGCTGCTGGTGCAACGAGGCTGCCAGATGCCGTCAGTG AATTATATCAGGCTCGGCGAAACGAGCGATCGTGTGGACGGCGCTAGTCGCACGCCCGGAATACCGACGAACGAGAAGCGATCGAAAAAAAGCAATCGACTATCCCTGTCGCtagactgctgctgctcatcGAGAAGTGGCCGGACGTGA
- the LOC100121664 gene encoding membrane-associated guanylate kinase, WW and PDZ domain-containing protein 1 isoform X3 produces the protein MSRGFDSMASNTDNSASMDDPNDDSMSKEILGTLDGSDQPSPNLHHHQQQHRVPPTYVYSTEQSGRSNGHYYHHEDDEDSGGGQMDHHHLGHRPGGHHHRQQATEDQLGPLPVNWEKAYTDSGEVYFIDHNTGTSHWLDPRLSKFQKRSLEECLDDELPYGWEKIDDNIYGTYFIDHVNRRTQYENPVLQAKRAQQSLNAMSERNKNPHFTRNPDELTGQRIYTTLVKSSRGLGFTIVGGDDSVQEFLQIKSVVPNGPAWFDGKLRTGDVLVYVNDTCVLGFTHNEMVNVFKSIASGETVSLDVCRGYPLPFDPNDPNTEVVTTNAINAPDILTEEPSLYMDLERSGLRGGERFDFLDSASFLPVHASQQNGENLTTTASVNSMPDLCISEKLGESINAIKRPSSTDILLSDSLDHPTHSHDDTHSPVPSKPPEFLTIPIVKGITGFGFTIADSAHGQKVKKILDRERCKNLMESDILVNINEVNVRNMCHAEVVQVLKDCQRDQEALIYVQRSASKSQSALQDKDCLVKEPKEKGPLDFFRSKTPTADIYSTQTKTIVPQRPKTPLIDTRNKSRASPLPPQKQQQQMSVVDHQNELQNALDNRYKYPNQDYAHGIYGYTEMPYKPNISHINDNFATMNLSARKRYYVPISSLRNFINVRTCQFINYSDGLEVEESLRDAMKREEWLAANNDKLNYSSEVYSIDIAQQRHPKQNGVVMHHHGMAEYYKDIYAVQSPAHSQFEGDQGDYSSYAAMIGQEQNVDTGEIWDKQKETTSFEHEQPHSSSIMPRYGIYGGDAGNELICPSIPDIEWIETLVSLVRQDNGFGFRIVGGTEEGSQQVSVGHIVPGGAADVDNRLNTGDLIMSVDGESVLNSSHHRVVQLMIAAAENGRVTLGIRRRINAHNHHHHQNHHHSMRENLQSSSSSSYGCRPIGHVQYPYEVTVTRMENEGFGFVIISSVNKAGSTIGRIIEGSPAERCGRLNVGDHIQAVNHVDITNACHKDIVNLIKDSGYSVTLTIGYPLDDCYSNASLSQKDEIMTGDGDGEQYHAVELTRGTRGFGFSIRGGREFQNMPLFVLQIAENGPAFIDNRLRVGDQIIEINGKNTQNMTHTEAIEIIRNGGPTVRLLVQRGCQMPSVNYIRLGETSDRVDGASRTPGIPTNEKRSKKSNRLSLSLDCCCSSRSGRT, from the exons ATGAGTCGAGGGTTCGATAGTATGGCCTCCAACACCGACAATTCAGCATCGATGGACGACCCTAACGATG ACAGCATGAGCAAAGAGATCCTGGGCACGCTGGACGGCTCCGACCAGCCGAGCCCGAACCTTCACCACCACCAGCAACAGCACCGGGTGCCGCCAACGTACGTCTACAGCACGGAGCAGAGCGGCCGCAGCAATGGCCACTACTACCACcacgaggacgacgaggacTCGGGCGGTGGTCAGATGGATCACCACCACCTCGGCCACCGGCCCGGCGGTCACCATCATCGACAGCAGGCCACAGAGGACCAGCTCGGCCCGCTGCCCGTCAACTGGGAGAAAGCCTACACCGATTCCGGAGAGGTTTACTTCATCGA CCACAACACGGGCACGTCCCACTGGCTGGACCCTCGGCTCTCCAAGTTCCAGAAGCGCTCGCTCGAGGAGTGCCTCGACGACGAGCTGCCATACGGTTGGGAGAAGATCGACGACAACATCTACGGCACCTACTTCATCGACCACGTGAACAGGCGCACCCAGTACGAGAACCCGGTGCTCCAGGCGAAACGAGCCCAGCAAAGCCTC AACGCGATGAGTGAGCGGAACAAAAATCCGCACTTCACGAGGAATCCGGACGAACTCACGGGCCAGCGGATATACACGACCCTGGTGAAGAGCTCGCGAGGCTTGGGATTCACGATAGTAGGCGGCGACGACAGCGTCCAGGAGTTTCTGCAGATCAAGAGCGTCGTGCCCAATGGACCTGCTTGGTTCGACGGAAAGCTCCGCACGG GTGACGTGCTGGTCTACGTAAACGACACGTGTGTACTGGGTTTTACGCACAACGAAATGGTCAACGTTTTTAAATCGATTGCCAGCGGCGAGACCGTCTCGCTAGATGTCTGCCGAGGCTATCCGTTGCCCTTCGATCCGAACGATCCCAATACGGAAGTCGTTACTACTAATGCCATCAATGCACCAG ACATTCTAACGGAAGAACCGAGTTTGTATATGGACCTTGAGCGCTCGGGCTTGCGCGGCGGCGAACGCTTTGACTTCCTCGACTCGGCTTCGTTTCTGCCGGTGCACGCATCCCAACAGAACGGCGAGAACCTTACGACCACCGCCTCCGTGAATTCAATGCCAGATCTCTGTATCTCGGAAAAGCTTGGAGAATCTATTAACGCTATCAAGAGGCCGAGCAGCACCGACATATTGCTCTCCGACAGCCTCGACCATCCCACACA TTCTCACGACGACACACACTCACCGGTACCGTCAAAGCCTCCGGAGTTCCTGACCATTCCGATAGTAAAAGGTATTACAGGGTTTGGCTTCACGATAGCGGACTCGGCGCACGGCCAGAAAGTCAAGAAAATCCTTGATCGAGAGCGCTGTAAGAACCTCATGGAATCCGACATTCTTGTGAACATCAACGAAGTCAACGTCCGCAACATGTGTCATGCCGAAGTAGTCCAGGTATTAAAAGACTGTCAACGCGATCAGGAAGCCTTGATCTACGTGCAGCGCTCGGCCAGCAAGTCGCAATCGGCGCTTCAGGACAAGGACTGTCTGGTGAAGGAGCCAAAGGAGAAAGGCCCGCTCGACTTCTTCCGCAGCAAGACGCCCACCGCCGATATATACAGCACACAGACCAAGACCATTGTACCACAACGACCGAAAACGCCCCTCATCGACACCCGCAACAAGTCCAGGGCCTCGCCGTTGCCACCTCAGAAGCAACAACAGCAGATGTCTGTTGTGGATCATCAAAATGAGCTGCAAAACGCATTAGACAATAGGTACAAGTATCCCAATCAAGACTACGCGCATGGAATATATGGCTACACGGAGATGCCCTACAAGCCCAACATTTCACACATCAACGACAATTTTGCCACGATGAATCTCTCTG CTCGAAAACGTTATTATGTACCAATTTCTTCTCTGCGTAATTTTATTAACGTCAGGACATGTCagtttattaattattcag ACGGCCTGGAGGTAGAGGAATCTCTGCGAGATGCGATGAAGCGCGAGGAGTGGCTCGCAGCCAACAACGACAAGCTCAACTACAGTAGCGAGGTCTACTCGATCGACATAGCTCAGCAGCGTCACCCAAAACAAAACGGCGTCGTGATGCATCACCATGGCATGGCCGAGTACTATAAGGACATCTATGCGGTACAGTCACCGGCGCATTCACAGTTCGAGGGTGACCAGGGTGACTACAGTTCGTATGCGGCAATGATCGGCCAGGAGCAGAATGTCGATACCGGAGAAATCTGGGACAAGCAGAAGGAGACGACAAGCTTTGAGCACGAACAGCCTCACTCCAGTTCCATCATGCCGAG ATATGGGATTTACGGAGGTGACGCTGGAAACGAACTGATCTGCCCATCGATCCCCGACATCGAGTGGATCGAGACTCTTGTAAGTCTTGTTAGGCAAGACAACGGCTTCGGCTTTCGAATAGTCGGTGGTACGGAGGAAGGATCTCAG CAGGTGTCTGTAGGGCACATAGTGCCAGGCGGTGCGGCGGATGTGGACAACCGTCTGAATACGGGTGATCTTATCATGTCCGTGGACGGTGAGAGTGTGTTGAATTCGTCGCACCATCGTGTGGTTCAACTAATGATCGCTGCTGCTGAAAACGGCAGAGTTACCCTCGGCATTCGCCGTCGTATTAATGCCcataatcatcatcatcatcaaaaTCATCATCACAGCATGCGTGAGAACTTGCAGTCGTCCTCTTCGTCGTCCTATGGATGCCGACCCATTGGACACGTACAATATCCTTACGAG GTAACCGTTACGCGAATGGAGAACGAAGGTTTCGGTTTCGTTATTATCTCGTCGGTGAACAAAGCTGGTTCCACAATCGGCAGGATAATCGAAGGCTCGCCAGCCGAGAGATGCGGTAGACTGAATGTTGGCGACCACATACAAGCAGTAAACCACGTGGACATCACAAACGCTTGTCACAAGGACATCGTCAATCTCATCAAGGACTCAGGCTACTCTGTCACACTCACCATAGGCTACCCCTTGGATGACTGCTACAGTAATGCTTCGTTGTCTCAGAAG GATGAGATTATGACGGGTGACGGAGATGGCGAACAGTATCACGCCGTTGAGCTGACCAGAGGCACGCGAGGTTTTGGATTCAGTATCCGTGGTGGTCGAGAATTCCAGAATATGCCGCTCTTTGTACTACAGATCGCGGAAAATGGTCCGGCTTTCATTGACAACAGACTAAGA GTGGGTGATCAAATCATAGAAATCAACGGTAAAAATACCCAAAACATGACTCATACAGAAGCTATCGAAATCATCCGAAATGGGGGACCGACGGTTCGGCTGCTGGTGCAACGAGGCTGCCAGATGCCGTCAGTG AATTATATCAGGCTCGGCGAAACGAGCGATCGTGTGGACGGCGCTAGTCGCACGCCCGGAATACCGACGAACGAGAAGCGATCGAAAAAAAGCAATCGACTATCCCTGTCGCtagactgctgctgctcatcGAGAAGTGGCCGGACGTGA